A section of the Ornithinimicrobium sufpigmenti genome encodes:
- the cynS gene encoding cyanase, with the protein MMTKQQAAEIVREAQFRTGTPWHRIAEAIGRPAVWTVAALLGQHPMSAEEAGKAGELLGLKDDVVQALQRQPYRGSGRQEVPTDPTIYRLYEAVDVYGAAIKELIHEEFGDGIMSAINFKVDVQRRPDPSGDRVVITLDGKFLDYNW; encoded by the coding sequence ATGATGACCAAGCAGCAGGCCGCCGAGATCGTCCGCGAGGCGCAGTTCCGGACCGGCACGCCCTGGCACCGGATCGCCGAGGCCATCGGTCGGCCTGCCGTGTGGACCGTCGCGGCACTGCTCGGACAGCACCCGATGAGCGCGGAGGAGGCGGGCAAGGCCGGAGAGCTGCTCGGGCTGAAGGACGACGTGGTGCAGGCGCTGCAGCGGCAGCCCTACCGCGGGTCGGGCAGGCAGGAGGTCCCGACCGACCCGACGATCTACCGGCTCTACGAGGCCGTGGACGTCTACGGCGCAGCCATCAAGGAGCTGATCCACGAGGAGTTCGGCGACGGCATCATGAGTGCCATCAACTTCAAGGTGGACGTGCAGCGCCGCCCCGACCCCTCCGGCGACCGGGTCGTCATCACCCTGGACGGGAAGTTCCTCGACTACAACTGGTGA
- a CDS encoding ArsR/SmtB family transcription factor, translating into MTDRLSQVFAALADPTRRDIVARLSTGDATVGELAAPYEVSVQAVSKHLKVLEDAGMVTRSRDAQRRPVHLQPEVFDLMRKWIERYQRQVEERYQRLDAVLADLQDPSPASEEEAAS; encoded by the coding sequence GTGACCGATCGTCTGTCCCAGGTCTTCGCCGCTCTGGCCGACCCCACCCGCCGGGACATCGTCGCCCGCCTCTCGACCGGTGATGCCACGGTCGGCGAGCTCGCAGCGCCCTACGAGGTCAGCGTCCAGGCGGTCTCCAAGCACCTGAAGGTCCTCGAGGACGCCGGGATGGTCACCCGGAGCCGGGACGCCCAACGGCGCCCGGTCCACCTGCAGCCGGAGGTCTTCGACCTCATGCGCAAGTGGATCGAGCGCTACCAACGCCAGGTCGAGGAGCGCTACCAGCGTCTCGACGCCGTCCTGGCGGACCTGCAAGACCCGTCACCCGCCTCCGAGGAGGAAGCCGCATCATGA
- a CDS encoding SRPBCC domain-containing protein → MSTIDATPATTRYERAAITPDPTVAIHITRDFRATPAQLLRAHTDPELFARWIGPREMTTRIDHWDCRTLGSYRFLNVRGEEEYAFRGTFPHVAEDRIVQTFCWEEMPEAIALETLRFEDLGDGWTRLRCFSLGDSFEGRDAMLASGMESGVQDGYDKLDQLISDGLV, encoded by the coding sequence ATGAGCACCATCGACGCCACCCCCGCCACCACCCGCTACGAGCGGGCCGCGATCACTCCCGACCCCACCGTGGCCATCCACATCACCCGCGACTTCCGCGCCACGCCCGCGCAGCTGCTGCGGGCGCATACCGACCCGGAGCTGTTCGCCCGCTGGATCGGACCGCGGGAGATGACCACCCGGATCGACCACTGGGACTGCCGCACGCTGGGGTCCTACCGCTTCCTCAACGTCCGCGGTGAGGAGGAGTACGCCTTCCGAGGCACCTTCCCCCACGTGGCGGAGGACCGCATCGTGCAGACCTTCTGCTGGGAGGAGATGCCCGAGGCCATCGCCCTGGAGACCCTGCGCTTCGAGGACCTCGGTGACGGCTGGACCCGGCTGCGCTGCTTCTCCCTGGGCGACAGCTTCGAGGGCCGTGACGCCATGCTCGCCTCCGGTATGGAGTCCGGCGTGCAGGACGGCTACGACAAGCTCGACCAGCTGATCTCCGACGGGCTGGTCTGA
- a CDS encoding MetQ/NlpA family ABC transporter substrate-binding protein, protein MKKIHTVTLAGALPLALILGACAAPGTLDSGDDDASGEKTTITYSKSQGPYTELFEDAVAPILEEEGYTLQSQDVSDLLTADIALNDGDVDFNVEQHTAYLEAFNAENDGDLVPITPIPTVPAGIYSDRHDSLDDVPQGATVAVPNDASNMARAYLLLEKIGWIELDESADPTAVTGNDIVANPHDLDITEMRSLTIPPASVDFDYIVITGSIVYNAGIDPATALATEDILDHLVLQVVVKEENAEEPWAQAIVNAYHSEEFATYMEENNDGLWWIPEELQ, encoded by the coding sequence ATGAAGAAGATCCACACCGTCACCCTCGCCGGCGCCCTGCCCTTGGCGCTCATCCTCGGTGCGTGCGCCGCACCCGGGACCCTGGACTCCGGCGATGACGACGCGTCGGGTGAGAAGACGACGATCACCTACAGCAAGTCCCAGGGGCCCTACACCGAGCTCTTCGAGGACGCCGTCGCCCCGATCCTCGAGGAGGAGGGCTACACGCTGCAGAGCCAGGACGTGTCCGACCTCCTCACCGCCGACATCGCCCTGAACGACGGCGACGTCGACTTCAACGTCGAGCAGCACACCGCCTACCTGGAGGCCTTCAACGCCGAGAACGACGGCGACCTGGTCCCGATCACCCCGATCCCCACGGTCCCGGCGGGCATCTACTCCGATCGCCACGACAGCCTCGACGACGTGCCCCAGGGCGCCACGGTGGCGGTACCCAACGACGCCTCGAACATGGCGCGCGCCTACCTGCTTCTGGAGAAGATCGGCTGGATCGAGCTCGACGAGTCGGCCGACCCCACGGCGGTGACGGGCAACGACATCGTGGCCAACCCGCACGATCTCGACATCACCGAGATGCGGTCGCTGACCATCCCGCCCGCCAGCGTCGACTTCGACTACATCGTCATCACCGGCTCGATCGTCTACAACGCCGGCATCGACCCGGCCACGGCACTGGCGACCGAGGACATCCTCGACCACCTCGTCCTCCAGGTTGTCGTCAAGGAGGAGAACGCGGAGGAGCCCTGGGCCCAGGCGATCGTGAACGCCTACCACTCCGAGGAGTTCGCCACGTACATGGAAGAGAACAACGACGGTCTGTGGTGGATCCCGGAGGAGCTGCAGTAA
- a CDS encoding TrmH family RNA methyltransferase encodes MTRQLRITRANAQYQQWRALLDNRTKRQRAGEFLVQGVRPITLAVQHGWPVRALIHDAGRSPSRWAQDLMARAGGARVAMVPELLRELGGKDAEVPEVVAVVELPEDDLGRIRVGPHFLGAVFDRPGSPGNIGTMLRSLDAFGGAGLVTTGHASDPYDPRAVRASTGSLFAVPVVRARSHREVLDWVARVREGQVPLQVLGTDEDGAVEITDADLTGPTLMVIGNETSGLSAGWQEACDVTVRIPMAGSASSLNAASAATVVLYEAARQRRTQTR; translated from the coding sequence GTGACCCGCCAGCTGCGCATCACCCGAGCCAACGCCCAGTACCAGCAGTGGCGGGCGCTCCTGGACAACCGGACGAAGCGACAGCGGGCCGGCGAGTTCCTGGTGCAGGGCGTCCGGCCCATCACGCTGGCGGTCCAGCACGGCTGGCCGGTGCGCGCGCTGATCCACGACGCCGGACGCAGCCCGTCCCGTTGGGCTCAGGACCTGATGGCCCGGGCCGGGGGAGCGCGGGTGGCCATGGTCCCTGAGCTTCTGCGTGAGCTGGGCGGCAAGGACGCGGAGGTGCCCGAGGTCGTCGCCGTGGTCGAGCTGCCCGAGGACGACCTGGGTCGAATCCGCGTAGGCCCGCACTTCCTCGGCGCGGTCTTCGACCGCCCGGGGAGCCCCGGCAACATCGGCACCATGTTGCGCTCCCTCGACGCGTTCGGGGGAGCGGGACTGGTGACGACCGGCCATGCCAGCGACCCCTACGATCCGCGCGCCGTGCGCGCCTCGACCGGGTCCCTCTTCGCGGTCCCGGTCGTGCGAGCCAGGTCACACCGTGAGGTTCTCGACTGGGTCGCACGCGTGCGCGAGGGTCAGGTGCCGCTCCAGGTGCTGGGGACGGATGAGGACGGCGCCGTCGAGATCACCGATGCCGACCTCACCGGGCCGACCCTGATGGTGATCGGCAACGAGACCAGCGGACTGAGCGCGGGCTGGCAGGAGGCGTGCGACGTGACCGTGCGGATCCCGATGGCGGGCTCGGCCAGCTCGCTCAACGCCGCCAGTGCGGCGACTGTCGTCCTGTACGAGGCCGCCCGCCAGCGGAGGACCCAGACTCGGTAG
- a CDS encoding TIGR03086 family metal-binding protein, translating into MGPATDPAGRHRAVAADFSARVRGVRDWDAPSPVAEWTARDVVRHLLDWFPAFLATGSAHRLDPVPDVDEDPVAAWERRTQAVQALLDDPEAVAGRFAHPRLPELPLGAAVDRFYTADVFLHTWDLSQASGQDPALDPAFCAELLSGMRPMEQVMRSSGQFGPAVPVPDDAPVQDRLVGFIGRDPSWVPPPA; encoded by the coding sequence GTGGGCCCGGCCACGGACCCGGCCGGCCGGCACCGCGCCGTGGCTGCCGACTTCTCCGCACGGGTCCGGGGCGTGCGCGACTGGGACGCCCCGAGCCCCGTGGCCGAGTGGACCGCCCGGGACGTCGTCCGCCACCTGCTGGACTGGTTCCCGGCTTTCCTCGCCACCGGCAGCGCCCACCGGCTGGACCCGGTGCCGGACGTCGACGAGGACCCCGTGGCCGCGTGGGAGCGTCGGACCCAGGCGGTGCAGGCGCTGCTCGACGACCCGGAGGCCGTGGCCGGGCGCTTCGCCCACCCCCGCCTGCCCGAGCTGCCGCTGGGTGCCGCGGTCGACCGCTTCTACACCGCCGACGTCTTCCTGCACACCTGGGACCTCAGCCAGGCCTCCGGCCAGGATCCCGCGCTCGACCCGGCCTTCTGCGCCGAGCTCCTCTCCGGTATGCGGCCGATGGAGCAGGTCATGCGCAGCTCGGGTCAGTTCGGACCAGCGGTCCCGGTGCCCGACGACGCGCCCGTGCAGGACCGGCTCGTGGGCTTCATCGGCCGGGATCCCTCGTGGGTCCCGCCGCCTGCCTGA